Proteins co-encoded in one Flavobacterium sp. M31R6 genomic window:
- a CDS encoding carboxypeptidase-like regulatory domain-containing protein: MKKLPYLILLLLTTFSFSQNIRFDGIVLDNNKIPLEMANVMAVNTDSKAMDSYAITNDKGKFILNLKPNTKYSIKISYLGMKNKEMAMTTANQNMTQSIVMDSGEIELDGVEIVREMPVSIKGDTIVYNADSFKSGTERKLEDVLKKLPGVEVNADGEIEVEGKKVTKLMVEGKDFFDGDTKLGVKNIPADAIDKVQVLRNFNENSILKGVENNQDNVAMNIKLKSGKKNFWFGDMTAGIGVAQTDSRYVINPKVFYYSPKYSINLISNFNNIGELPLTIQDYIKMTGGFRGFMAKGGSSFNISSNDLGISLLRNNRAKEIETQFGAANFSYNVNKAWSLSGFGIISSSITDLETLSQTNILEPNSSEIQSTENKKELANQKSNLGMFKLSSSYKPSTDFQFDYDILTKLSKQDEESPLVRESIVNNVSTTEIINTSKKQSPISVNQNLSLFYTLNEKNIFAVEMQHLYQEEDPFYNANLKSQPFNLAGYIPGQNRNDITQNRFVTTSKLDAKVDYFYMLTLKSNINITLGNTYSYQNFDSSIYQILDNQEVNYLDNPVNVNDVNYNFDDAFLGLHYKILTGKFTFTPGVSIHSYNMTNKQLGTDFTQNFSRFLPDFLAIYQIKKSETLTYNYSYTNSFTDINQLAEGFVLTNYNSLRKGSRTLENATAIQHSLRYFKYNMFNLENITAFLTYSKQIDAVKTKAFYDGVNQSSMPYNSDFADETISGSGSYGRSFLKNYKASLAANINWSLFNNIQNNVLSSKESFTQSYTIKGATNYKDLPNLEIGYNAVINNYDSTVFYTDKPFAKLDYYFLDCFSLVTEYEFYHYYNNEKTVDNKYDFLSASLIYQKKGSKLEYKISGTNILNTKSINEDSFSQFSTRASQYTVQPRYVIFSMKYNI; encoded by the coding sequence ATGAAAAAACTACCGTACCTCATTTTATTACTGCTTACGACTTTTTCCTTTTCCCAAAATATTAGATTTGATGGAATAGTTCTTGACAACAATAAAATTCCTCTTGAAATGGCCAATGTTATGGCTGTGAATACTGATTCCAAAGCGATGGATTCCTATGCCATAACCAACGATAAAGGTAAGTTTATTTTGAACCTAAAACCCAATACCAAATATTCCATAAAGATAAGTTATCTTGGAATGAAGAATAAGGAAATGGCAATGACTACAGCCAATCAAAATATGACACAAAGCATTGTGATGGATTCTGGAGAGATTGAGCTTGATGGGGTAGAAATAGTTCGAGAAATGCCGGTTTCTATAAAAGGCGATACAATTGTATATAATGCTGATTCTTTTAAATCGGGAACAGAGAGAAAACTTGAAGATGTTTTGAAAAAGTTACCAGGAGTAGAAGTAAATGCAGATGGCGAAATCGAGGTTGAAGGAAAAAAAGTAACCAAATTAATGGTGGAAGGTAAAGATTTCTTTGACGGTGATACCAAATTAGGCGTTAAAAATATTCCAGCAGATGCCATTGATAAGGTTCAGGTGCTTCGAAATTTCAATGAAAATTCTATTCTTAAAGGAGTTGAAAACAATCAAGACAATGTCGCTATGAATATCAAACTAAAATCAGGAAAAAAGAATTTCTGGTTTGGAGACATGACCGCAGGAATAGGAGTTGCACAAACAGATAGCCGTTATGTGATTAACCCAAAAGTGTTTTATTACAGTCCAAAATACAGCATTAACCTAATTTCTAATTTTAATAATATTGGCGAATTGCCATTGACAATTCAAGATTATATTAAAATGACTGGTGGATTTCGTGGTTTTATGGCCAAAGGAGGCTCCAGTTTTAATATCTCTTCGAATGACTTAGGAATTTCACTTTTGAGAAACAACCGAGCCAAAGAAATAGAAACTCAATTTGGAGCGGCAAACTTCTCGTATAATGTAAACAAAGCATGGAGTTTAAGTGGATTTGGCATTATATCTTCGTCAATTACCGATTTGGAAACGCTGTCGCAGACTAATATTTTAGAGCCTAATTCTTCCGAAATTCAATCAACTGAGAATAAGAAAGAATTGGCAAATCAAAAAAGCAACTTGGGAATGTTCAAGCTGAGTTCCAGTTACAAGCCATCGACAGACTTTCAGTTTGATTATGATATTTTGACCAAGTTGTCCAAACAAGATGAGGAATCTCCTTTGGTGAGGGAATCTATTGTCAATAATGTTTCGACTACCGAAATTATTAATACGTCAAAAAAGCAATCGCCTATCTCGGTAAATCAAAACCTAAGTTTGTTTTATACGCTAAATGAGAAAAATATTTTTGCTGTCGAAATGCAGCATTTGTATCAGGAGGAAGATCCTTTTTATAATGCAAACTTAAAATCCCAACCCTTTAATTTAGCGGGATATATTCCAGGGCAGAACAGAAATGATATTACTCAAAATCGTTTCGTGACGACCAGTAAGCTTGATGCAAAAGTGGATTATTTTTATATGCTTACGCTAAAAAGCAATATCAATATCACATTGGGAAATACGTATTCGTATCAAAATTTTGATTCCAGTATTTATCAAATTTTAGATAATCAAGAGGTTAATTACTTAGACAATCCTGTCAATGTAAATGATGTCAATTACAATTTTGATGATGCCTTTTTGGGACTCCATTATAAGATTTTAACCGGAAAGTTTACGTTCACGCCTGGTGTGAGCATACATAGTTACAATATGACTAACAAACAATTAGGAACTGATTTTACCCAAAATTTCTCTAGATTTTTGCCTGATTTTTTGGCAATTTATCAAATTAAGAAATCAGAAACATTGACCTATAATTACTCTTACACCAATAGCTTTACGGATATTAACCAATTGGCTGAAGGTTTTGTGTTAACGAATTATAATAGCTTAAGAAAAGGAAGCAGAACACTTGAAAACGCAACAGCGATACAGCATTCGTTGCGTTATTTTAAATACAATATGTTTAATTTAGAAAACATAACCGCCTTTTTAACGTATTCCAAGCAAATTGATGCAGTAAAAACCAAAGCTTTCTATGATGGTGTAAACCAATCTTCAATGCCATATAATTCGGATTTTGCAGATGAAACAATATCCGGAAGCGGATCTTACGGACGTTCTTTTCTTAAAAATTATAAAGCATCTTTGGCAGCTAATATAAATTGGTCTCTTTTTAATAATATACAAAACAATGTATTGTCTTCCAAAGAGAGTTTTACCCAAAGTTATACAATAAAAGGAGCTACCAATTATAAAGATCTTCCAAACTTGGAAATTGGTTACAATGCTGTAATTAATAACTACGACAGCACTGTTTTTTACACGGATAAACCATTTGCAAAATTAGATTATTACTTCTTGGATTGCTTTTCACTTGTGACAGAGTATGAGTTTTATCACTATTACAATAATGAAAAGACGGTTGACAATAAGTATGATTTTTTGAGTGCCAGTTTGATTTATCAAAAGAAGGGCAGTAAGTTGGAGTATAAAATTAGCGGTACGAATATCTTGAATACAAAATCCATAAATGAGGATAGTTTCTCTCAATTTTCCACGAGGGCCTCACAATATACTGTACAGCCAAGATATGTTATTTTTTCTATGAAGTATAATATCTAA
- a CDS encoding GLPGLI family protein, translating to MKKLVLTFALVITTIQMHAQEFQGMAVYESKTSTSDFKNRMQGNRDITPEMQKNMEERMKKMFEKTFILNFDKSASIYKEEEKLDAPGQEGGGMRMMSSMMGGGGTFYKNVKSKTYTVDKEFMGKEFLIKDSLPDLKWKMESETRVIGGYNCFKATAVRPVSKTDFRNFRPKNQDKPETVKTEDKDKKTSFMSEIEMPKEVTVTAWYTPEIPLNQGPENYWGLPGLILEVNDGKTTILCSKVVMNVKDKAQIKEATNGKVVSQKEYDDIVVKKMEEMREMREKNRGNGGGMPMRIGG from the coding sequence ATGAAAAAATTAGTTCTCACTTTCGCTTTGGTAATAACAACAATCCAAATGCATGCCCAAGAATTTCAAGGGATGGCAGTTTATGAATCTAAAACCAGTACTTCGGATTTTAAAAACCGAATGCAAGGAAATAGAGACATCACTCCAGAAATGCAAAAGAATATGGAAGAGCGAATGAAAAAAATGTTTGAAAAGACATTTATACTCAATTTCGATAAATCTGCATCAATTTACAAAGAAGAGGAAAAACTGGATGCTCCTGGACAAGAAGGTGGTGGAATGCGTATGATGAGTTCCATGATGGGCGGTGGAGGAACTTTTTATAAAAATGTAAAAAGTAAAACCTATACAGTTGATAAAGAATTTATGGGAAAAGAGTTTTTGATTAAAGATTCGCTTCCTGATTTAAAATGGAAAATGGAGTCTGAAACGAGAGTTATTGGAGGATACAATTGTTTTAAAGCAACTGCCGTTCGGCCAGTCAGCAAAACCGATTTTAGAAACTTTAGACCTAAAAATCAGGATAAACCAGAAACAGTAAAAACAGAAGATAAAGACAAAAAAACTTCTTTTATGTCTGAAATAGAAATGCCTAAAGAGGTTACAGTTACTGCTTGGTACACTCCTGAAATTCCTCTTAACCAAGGGCCTGAAAATTATTGGGGTTTGCCTGGATTGATTTTGGAAGTCAACGATGGAAAAACTACCATTCTATGTTCTAAAGTGGTGATGAATGTTAAGGATAAAGCTCAAATCAAAGAAGCTACAAATGGAAAAGTGGTTTCTCAGAAAGAGTACGATGATATTGTGGTTAAAAAAATGGAAGAAATGAGGGAAATGAGAGAGAAAAACAGAGGGAACGGTGGCGGAATGCCAATGAGAATTGGAGGATAA
- the rodA gene encoding rod shape-determining protein RodA: protein MKNQSLSSNIDWICIIIYILLVFLGWLNIYSSSLSSTEGTYEKQAIFIALSVPLIFILLYIDGKFYEKYASIIFVISLLSLLGLFAFGKTIAGQRCWYGFGSFTLQPSEFAKAATSLALAKYLSDTQINLKDVNRQIQALAIVFLPVMLILPQPDPGSALIYSIFIIVLFREGLPSWYVWTGFITILLFMLTLVLEPQYVILMALLVIVLIHYKSRIGDRNVVLSSMIFVAISGFVLSVNYVFTNVFKQHHRDRFNILLGKEVDMKGIGYNTNQSEIAVGSGGWFGKGFLEGTQTKGGFVPEQHTDYIFTTVGEEWGFVGSLVVIGLFAGLFLRIIYLAERQKTKFSRVYGYCVAGILFTHFFVNIAMVVGVFPTIGVPLPFFSYGGSGLWGFTILLFIFIKMDANKVNEW from the coding sequence ATGAAAAATCAAAGTTTATCAAGCAATATTGATTGGATATGTATCATTATCTACATTTTACTTGTGTTTTTGGGGTGGTTAAATATATATTCTTCTTCATTGTCTTCAACTGAGGGGACTTATGAGAAGCAAGCTATATTTATTGCTTTATCTGTTCCTTTGATTTTTATTTTATTATATATTGATGGTAAATTTTATGAAAAATATGCCAGCATCATATTTGTGATTTCCTTACTATCCTTGTTAGGTTTGTTTGCTTTTGGTAAAACAATTGCAGGTCAACGCTGTTGGTATGGATTCGGAAGTTTTACTTTGCAGCCTTCTGAGTTTGCTAAAGCAGCCACCTCTTTGGCATTGGCTAAATATCTAAGTGATACACAAATAAACTTGAAAGATGTTAATAGACAAATACAGGCATTGGCAATTGTTTTTTTGCCGGTTATGCTCATCTTGCCACAGCCCGATCCAGGAAGCGCCTTAATATATAGTATTTTTATTATTGTTTTGTTTAGAGAAGGATTGCCGTCTTGGTATGTATGGACAGGTTTTATAACTATATTGCTTTTTATGTTAACTCTGGTTTTAGAGCCTCAGTATGTTATTTTGATGGCTTTATTGGTTATTGTTCTTATACATTACAAATCGAGAATTGGAGACCGAAACGTTGTGTTGAGTAGTATGATTTTTGTAGCCATATCTGGTTTTGTATTATCTGTAAACTATGTTTTTACGAACGTTTTCAAACAACACCACCGTGATCGTTTTAATATATTGTTAGGAAAAGAGGTAGATATGAAAGGTATTGGATATAATACCAATCAATCTGAGATCGCTGTTGGTTCTGGTGGCTGGTTTGGGAAAGGATTTCTTGAAGGCACTCAAACCAAAGGAGGTTTTGTACCTGAACAACATACCGATTATATTTTTACTACAGTTGGTGAAGAATGGGGATTTGTTGGATCCTTAGTAGTGATAGGCCTTTTCGCTGGTTTATTTCTTAGAATAATCTATCTTGCCGAAAGACAGAAGACCAAATTCAGTAGAGTATATGGTTATTGTGTTGCGGGAATATTATTTACACACTTTTTTGTAAATATTGCTATGGTTGTAGGAGTCTTTCCAACCATAGGAGTGCCATTGCCTTTCTTTTCTTATGGAGGATCAGGTTTGTGGGGATTCACCATTTTACTGTTCATTTTTATTAAAATGGATGCCAATAAAGTAAATGAATGGTAA